A portion of the Clostridium gelidum genome contains these proteins:
- a CDS encoding flagellin, with protein MVISNINNNQSTKNLQMEMLKISTAKKINSAADDAAGLSISEKLLSQSNGYSAANRNAQDAQSASKVAEGGLSGIDDNLQRIRELAVQSANGTYSDDDKASMQDEIEQLKYSIKDQAKGTEFNTIKMLDNTSDINLATNPSGTGMSMKMVDTSLETLGIADFDVTKNFNINSIDDAISKVTNSRTNFGTTSNRLDSVVSSNDITNHNLIASMSQITDTDFGKTSSDYSTQSALNQYSYMAMQANMQQNAVSAQV; from the coding sequence ATGGTAATTTCAAATATAAATAACAATCAAAGTACAAAAAACTTGCAAATGGAAATGCTTAAAATATCAACAGCAAAAAAAATTAATTCAGCAGCAGATGATGCTGCAGGCCTTTCAATATCAGAAAAATTATTATCACAATCAAATGGATATTCAGCAGCTAATAGAAATGCACAAGATGCACAAAGTGCAAGTAAGGTGGCTGAAGGTGGCTTAAGTGGAATTGATGATAACCTTCAAAGAATTAGAGAATTAGCTGTTCAATCAGCGAATGGAACTTATTCAGATGATGACAAAGCTTCAATGCAAGACGAAATTGAACAACTAAAATATTCAATAAAAGACCAAGCTAAGGGCACAGAATTTAATACTATTAAAATGTTAGATAATACTTCTGATATAAATTTAGCAACTAATCCTTCAGGAACTGGAATGTCGATGAAAATGGTTGACACTTCATTAGAAACACTAGGAATAGCAGATTTTGATGTTACTAAGAATTTTAACATAAATAGTATAGATGATGCTATATCTAAAGTAACAAATTCAAGGACAAATTTTGGAACAACAAGTAACAGATTGGACAGTGTTGTAAGTAGTAATGATATTACTAACCATAATCTTATAGCTTCCATGAGCCAAATAACTGACACAGACTTTGGAAAAACATCTAGTGACTATAGTACACAAAGTGCATTAAATCAATATAGTTATATGGCAATGCAAGCAAATATGCAACAAAATGCAGTATCAGCACAAGTATAG
- a CDS encoding DUF554 domain-containing protein: MLGTIVNALAIIGGCLIGLIVKGRLTEKISSTIMNGLALCVLYIGISGALKGKDTLQMIICIALGALIGEIIDIDKRLNNLGDMIEKKINSKRKGTSSEKISISEGFVTSSLLFCVGAMAVVGSLESGLQGNHTTLFAKSVLDGVSSIIFASSLGIGVILSSISVFIYQGSITLLAGGLSAILTDTIISNMSAVGSLLIVGLGFNMLGISKIKVANLLPAIFIPIVFGLF; the protein is encoded by the coding sequence ATGTTAGGAACAATAGTTAATGCATTAGCGATAATAGGCGGATGCTTAATAGGACTAATTGTAAAAGGAAGGCTGACTGAAAAAATCAGTTCGACCATAATGAATGGATTGGCATTATGTGTATTATACATAGGAATATCTGGGGCACTTAAAGGAAAGGATACGCTACAAATGATAATTTGTATAGCATTAGGTGCATTAATTGGAGAAATAATTGATATCGATAAAAGGCTAAATAATTTAGGTGATATGATAGAAAAAAAAATAAACAGTAAAAGAAAAGGGACGTCTAGTGAAAAGATTTCTATATCAGAAGGTTTTGTAACATCTAGCTTACTATTTTGCGTTGGTGCAATGGCAGTAGTGGGATCCTTAGAAAGTGGACTTCAAGGAAATCACACAACTCTTTTTGCTAAATCTGTTTTAGATGGAGTATCTTCAATAATCTTTGCATCATCTCTCGGTATTGGTGTAATATTGTCTTCAATTTCAGTTTTTATTTATCAAGGAAGCATAACACTTCTTGCAGGTGGGCTTTCAGCAATACTTACTGATACAATAATTAGTAATATGTCTGCAGTGGGTAGTCTTTTAATTGTAGGACTTGGATTTAATATGCTTGGAATAAGTAAAATTAAAGTTGCTAATTTACTGCCAGCTATATTTATACCAATTGTATTTGGATTGTTTTAG